In Eleutherodactylus coqui strain aEleCoq1 chromosome 4, aEleCoq1.hap1, whole genome shotgun sequence, the following are encoded in one genomic region:
- the LOC136626412 gene encoding protein NYNRIN-like, which produces MPLPTSHAQLRTFLGLVSYCRPWIRSASMTMQPLYDCLSSKPFALSPEAESAFHQLKIQITSAPALGLPDYDKPFQMFVTEMAGHATAVLTQEHGDKKRPVAYYSAHLDAVARGSPSCVRAVLAVQALLEKASEVVLDYPLVVLTPHDVHGILTQVSRRHLSLARQVKMELAVHSSSNVSFQRCTTLNPATLLPLGDTDSKGGVSTGDQLFVNSLGEEEAFDAEHQHDCAALMEQETAGFAHVTDKPLLNPHLEMFVDGSRYQNEMGRFVTGFAVVSMNEVLIGRAMPPHMSAQEAELCALTEACKLARGVTANIYTDSRYAFGVAHDYGPIWRARSFLTAQGRPIKNGEAVSNLMSAIMLPKQVAIIKVKAHTRGDSLESRGNEKADGAAKAAALLDWRAPVCRVQTRSCPAEEDPDPPAKDQTLSVPPQKEVDLLPSGQEQERWASAGAVKGNEGWMMGFRMCLPAAAYPSMALLAHGKVHASRNAMVALVEKMWYAPGFDRMAKAYVKACEICALHNPGQVVKTPRKCTPRPLYPFQRLQIDYIQLPRSGRYEYVLVCVDLFSAWPEAYPVTKATAQATAKKLVSELVCRFGVPETIESDRGTHFTGEVMKEVMSALGVEQAFHTPYHPQSSGKVERLNGTLKLKIQKAMVETGKPWPECLPLALYSVRTTPNRKTGLSPYEILFGSVPRLGLYHPQALSLGHDKVTSFVQDLCQKLKITHDLVFSSIPDPDSLEGSHSLNPGDWVVVKRHVRKTLEPRFDGPYQVLLTTPTSVKLEGKPTWIHASHCKKVPTPQHHEGGGE; this is translated from the coding sequence atgccactccctacctcccatgctcagttgcggacatttctggggttagtttcatattgtcggccgtggattcgctctgcctccatgaccatgcagcctctgtacgactgcctgagttctaagccatttgctttgtctccggaagccgagtcagcttttcatcagctgaaaatacagattaccagtgctccagcactgggtctgccagactatgataaacccttccagatgttcgtgactgagatggcgggacatgctactgccgtcctcacacaagagcatggtgacaaaaagcgccctgtagcatactacagtgcacatcttgatgcagtagccaggggttcaccctcctgtgtaagagcagttctggctgtacaagcactacttgagaaagcttctgaggtggtcctagactaccctcttgtggtcctcacgccccatgacgtacatggaattctgacacaggtgagccgtagacatctttctcttgctagacaggtcaaaatggaacttgcagtacactcttcatccaatgtctcatttcaacgttgcacaactttgaatccggccaccttactgccattaggtgacactgattcaaaagggggagtaagcacaggggatcaactttttgtcaattccctaggcgaagaggaagcttttgacgccgagcaccagcatgactgtgctgctctgatggagcaggagacagctggatttgctcatgtcacagataagcctctcctgaacccccaccttgaaatgtttgtggatggatcacgataccagaatgagatgggcagatttgtgacagggtttgctgtagtatcaatgaatgaagtactgataggccgcgccatgcccccacatatgtcagcacaggaagcggagctgtgcgctctgaccgaggcctgcaagttagcccggggagtcactgctaatatctacacggactccaggtacgcgtttggcgttgcgcatgactatgggccgatttggcgcgcgcggagcttcctaacagctcaaggcagaccgataaagaatggtgaggcagtaagtaatttaatgtcagctatcatgctcccgaagcaggtagccataataaaggtaaaggcacacacccgaggggactccttggaaagcagaggcaacgagaaggcagacggagcagcaaaggctgcagccctgctggactggagggcacccgtgtgcagagttcagaccaggtcctgcccagcggaggaggatcctgatccccctgccaaggaccagaccctctctgtcccaccacagaaggaggtggacctactcccctcagggcaagagcaggagcgctgggcaagtgcaggggcagtaaaaggaaatgaaggttggatgatgggtttccgtatgtgtttacctgcggctgcctatcctagtatggcccttttggctcatggaaaggtgcacgcttctcgtaatgccatggtagccctggtggagaaaatgtggtacgctccgggatttgacaggatggcaaaggcatacgtcaaggcttgtgaaatctgtgcactacacaaccccggtcaagtagtaaagacccctcggaagtgcactccgcgacctttgtaccccttccagagactacagatagattacatccagctgcccagatcaggaaggtatgagtatgtcttagtatgcgttgacctcttttccgcgtggcccgaggcctacccggtcacgaaggccactgcccaggccactgcaaaaaaacttgtgtcagagttggtgtgcagatttggggtaccagagaccattgagagcgaccgtggtactcacttcactggtgaggtaatgaaggaagtcatgtccgccttaggagtagaacaggcctttcacaccccctatcatccgcagagctccggaaaagtagaaagactcaatggcaccctcaaacttaagatacagaaagccatggttgaaacaggaaaaccttggcccgagtgcctacctctggccctctactcagtacgaaccacaccaaataggaaaacaggactgtctccttatgagattctctttggctccgtgcccaggttaggactgtatcacccccaagctctatccctgggtcatgataaagttacttcctttgtgcaggatttatgccaaaagctaaaaataacacacgacctagtcttctcttctattccagaccctgatagtttggaaggatcccactctctgaatcccggagactgggtggtggtaaagagacacgtcagaaagactttggaacctcgctttgacggaccataccaagtgctgttaaccactcccacctcggtcaagctagaaggcaaacccacttggatccatgcctcacactgcaagaaagttccaacgcctcagcaccacgaggggggtggagagtaa